A single Asterias rubens chromosome 13, eAstRub1.3, whole genome shotgun sequence DNA region contains:
- the LOC117298865 gene encoding uncharacterized protein LOC117298865 yields MPTLDSPTFRVTMSDNNSAPLPVVTLSVDPVSLVSPEMCPSTHPKTKRTLLSTLKNSPSMLRRRIKPPANLNNGSRDSWDGGVSTGTSGSHHTGSESTFTGKEFHVRYQGRTRVTTLQVSEAVNAVKKLAPDLTALSSSSSPASSSTEDLLAASSPSGGQRSSSPSLSSSPSPSNLSTSSPQLLRPSSPTNLATPKSPRPKSTSKSFFKSCCLSITKRCVVIDDDEKLVNETIPIATVAYCATDLRYPRAVALICKTYSSVLICHVFVCSSKEKAEKIVAFIGKAFESAWHDWKCINDPSSLGAPNNNNYEQLFRGRAVSCDMKNRGVSKSNDKLNIRHSSYETRNGVSFDFSSPEDEY; encoded by the coding sequence ATGCCTACATTGGACTCACCAACTTTTAGAGTAACAATGTCTGACAATAATTCAGCACCGTTACCGGTGGTGACCCTATCTGTGGACCCGGTTTCTCTTGTCTCGCCAGAAATGTGTCCATCAACCCACCCCAAGACCAAGAGAACTCTCCTCAGCACATTGAAGAATTCTCCATCCATGCTAAGGAGGAGGATCAAACCACCGGCAAATCTTAACAACGGCAGCAGGGACTCGTGGGACGGTGGGGTGAGCACTGGGACTAGTGGCAGTCACCATACCGGGTCGGAGTCGACTTTCACGGGGAAAGAATTCCACGTGAGGTACCAGGGACGGACCAGGGTGACAACGTTACAGGTGAGCGAGGCCGTGAACGCCGTGAAGAAACTTGCTCCTGATCTCACTGCATTATCGTCATCATCATCGCCTGCTTCATCATCAACTGAAGACCTCCTGGCAGCGTCTTCTCCATCCGGGGGCCAGCGGTCCTCCTCCCCTTCCTTATCATCGTCACCATCACCCTCTAACTTATCCACATCGTCCCCGCAGTTGTTACGCCCCTCTTCCCCGACCAACCTCGCCACCCCGAAGTCGCCTCGCCCGAAATCCACCAGCAAGTCTTTCTTTAAATCCTGCTGTCTGAGCATCACCAAGCGATGTGTGGTCATCGACGACGACGAGAAACTGGTCAATGAAACTATCCCCATTGCGACTGTTGCGTACTGCGCTACGGACCTCCGCTACCCAAGAGCTGTGGCTCTCATCTGCAAAACATACAGTAGTGTCTTGATATGCCATGTGTTCGTGTGCTCCTCAAAGGAGAAAGCCGAGAAAATCGTCGCTTTCATCGGCAAGGCGTTCGAGAGTGCGTGGCATGATTGGAAATGCATAAACGACCCGTCCTCGCTCGGGGCGCCGAATAATAACAACTATGAGCAGCTCTTCAGGGGGCGAGCCGTGTCGTGTGACATGAAGAACAGGGGAGTTTCGAAATCGAACGATAAGTTGAACATTAGACATTCCTCGTATGAGACAAGGAATGGTGTTTCTTTTGATTTCTCGAGTCCAGAGGACGAGTATTGA